One Oryza glaberrima chromosome 10, OglaRS2, whole genome shotgun sequence DNA segment encodes these proteins:
- the LOC127752437 gene encoding pyridoxal reductase, chloroplastic, translating into MALPVTTRAAPAMPFAPQPRTAGGGLLRRPSPPAAALRIAPPLFWPWQKVKVGPLSVSPMGFGTWAWGNQLLWGYQESMDTELQECFNLALKNGINLFDTADSYGTGRLNGQSERLLGKFIREYEGPMKSPDDVIIATKFAAYPWRLTSGQFVSACKSSLERLQLDRLGIGQLHWSTANYAPLQERALWDGLVEMYEKGLVRAVGVSNYGPKQLLKIHSHLSSRGVPLSSAQVQFSLLSMGDEQMELKTVCDSLGIRLIAYSPLGLGMLTGKYTTSNLPSGPRSVLFRQILPGLESLLTCLKRIAERKGKTMSQVAINWCICKGTIPIPGVKTVRHVEDNLGALGWRLSPAEVSELEAAAMESPKRMVQNIFQTA; encoded by the exons ATGGCTCTGCCGGTGACCaccagggcggcgccggcgatgcccttcgcgccgcagccgcgcaccgccggcggcggcctcctccggcgaccgtcgccgcctgccgccgcgctgCGCATCGCGCCGCCCCTCTTCTGGCCGTGGCAGAAG GTGAAAGTCGGTCCCCTTTCTGTTTCGCCTATGGGATTTGGAACATGGGCTTGGGGGAACCAGCTACTTTGGGGATATCAAGAAAGCATGGATACTGAACTTCAGGAGTGTTTCAATTTGGCTCTGAAGAATGGCATAAACCTTTTTGACACTGCTGACTCTTATGGAACTGGAAGGTTGAATGGTCAGAGCGAAAGGCTCCTCGGTAAATTTATCCGCGAGTATGAAG GGCCGATGAAGTCCCCTGATGATGTGATCATTGCAACCAAGTTTGCAGCATATCCTTGGCGGCTAACATCAGGCCAATTTGTCAGCGCCTGCAA GTCTTCTTTGGAAAGATTGCAGCTTGATCGGCTCGGGATAGGACAGCTGCATTGGTCTACTGCTAACTATGCACCTCTGCAGGAGCGTGCTCTTTGGGATGGTCTAGTTGAGATGTATGAAAAG GGTTTGGTTCGTGCTGTCGGCGTCAGCAATTATGGGCCCAAGCAGCTTCTGAAGATCCACAGCCATCTATCATCTAGAGGTGTTCCATTGAGCTCAGCTCAG GTTCAGTTCTCACTACTGAGCATGGGGGATGAGCAGATGGAGCTGAAAACTGTGTGTGATTCTTTGGGCATTCGTCTGATTGCTTATAGTCCACTTGGATTAGGAATGCTGACAGGAAAGTATACTACTTCTAACCTTCCAAGTGGACCAAG GTCTGTGTTGTTCCGGCAAATTCTTCCTGGGTTGGAATCTCTGCTGACTTGTCTGAAAAGAATTGCAGAAAGGAAGGGGAAGACCATGTCTCAA GTGGCCATAAATTGGTGCATCTGCAAGGGCACAATTCCTATTCCAGGTGTCAAAACAGTCAGGCACGTCGAGGATAACTTGGGAGCACTGGGCTGGAGGCTTAGCCCTGCTGAAGTTTCAGAGCTCGAAGCTGCAGCAATGGAGTCTCCGAAGAGAATGGTCCAGAACATATTCCAAACTGCAtga
- the LOC127752436 gene encoding methionine gamma-lyase — translation MAHVMAASELVTATIKRPFQNDDDNSSNGNGNADGKPKARRREADPAAALAAARHEFGEHGGVNMSIEASATFTVMEPDTMRRLFAGELGPERGDLYIYSRHFNPTVLALGRQMAALEGTEAAYCTASGMSAISSVLMQLVGAGGHVVASRCLYGGTHALLSRFLPRASGVRATFVDADDEAAVRAAVRPGETRVVYVETMSNPTLAVADIPMLARVAHDAGAKLVVDNTFTPMVVSPARLGADVVVHSVSKFISGGADIIAGAICGPASLVNAMMDLQEGALMLLGPTMNAKVAFELSERLPHLPLRMQEHSRRAAEYASRMRRLGLRVAYPGLPDHPHHARLLAIANPGYGAGGMLCVDMGTEDRANRLMHHLQNTTRFGLMAVSLGYYETLMSCSGSSTSSEMPPEDRARAGISPGLVRMSVGYNGTLEQRWAQFERALSLMQQQQQQHPDRDAATKYCKV, via the exons ATGGCCCACGTCATGGCCGCCTCCGAGCTCGTCACCGCCACCATCAAGCGCCCCTTCCagaacgacgacgacaacagcagcaacggcaacggcaacgCCGACGGGAAGCCCAAGGCGCGGCGCCGGGAGGCCGAcccagcggcggcgctggccgcgGCGCGCCACGAGTtcggcgagcacggcggggTGAACATGTCCATCGAGGCGTCGGCGACGTTCACGGTGATGGAGCCGGACACCATGCGCCGCCTCTTCGCCGGGGAGCTCGGCCCGGAGCGCGGCGACCTGTACATCTACAGCCGACACTTCAACCCGACGGTGCTGGCGCTGGGGCGGCAGATGGCGGCGCTGGAGGGCACCGAGGCCGCGTACTGCACGGCGTCCGGGAtgtccgccatctcctccgtgCTGATGCAGCTCGTCGGCGCGGGGGGGCACGTGGTGGCGTCGCGGTGCCTGTACGGCGGCACGCACGCGCTGCTGTCCCGGTTCCTGCCGCGCGCGTCCGGGGTGCGCGCGACGTTCGTGGACGctgacgacgaggcggcggtgcgcgcCGCGGTGCGCCCGGGGGAGACGCGGGTGGTGTACGTGGAGACGATGTCGAACCCGACGCTGGCCGTGGCCGACATCCCGATGCTGGCCCGCGTCGCGCACGACGCCGGCGCCAAGCTGGTGGTGGACAACACGTTCACGCCCATGGTCGTCTCGCCGGCCCGCCtcggcgccgacgtcgtcgtccacAGCGTCTCCAAGTTCatcagcggcggcgccgacatcaTCGCAG GGGCGATCTGTGGGCCGGCGAGCCTGGTGAACGCGATGATGGACCTGCAGGAGGGGGCCCTGATGCTGCTGGGCCCGACGATGAACGCCAAGGTGGCCTTCGAGCTCTCGGAGCGCCTCCCGCACCTCCCGCTCCGGATGCAGGAGCActcgcggcgcgccgccgagtACGCGTCCCGGAtgcgccgcctcggcctccgcgTCGCCTACCCGGGCCTCCCGGACCACCCGCACCACGCCCGCCTCCTCGCCATCGCCAACCCGGgctacggcgccggcggcatgcTCTGCGTCGACATGGGCACCGAGGACCGCGCCAACCGCCTCATGCACCACCTCCAGAACACCACCCGCTTCGGCCTCATGGCCGTCAGCCTCGGCTACTACGAGACCCTCATGTCGTGCTCcggcagcagcaccagcagcgaGATGCCGCCCGAGGACCGCGCTCGCGCCGGCATCTCCCCCGGCCTCGTCCGCATGTCCGTCGGGTACAACGGCACGCTCGAGCAGCGGTGGGCGCAGTTCGAGCGCGCGCTCTCGctcatgcagcagcagcagcagcagcatcccgaccgcgacgccgccaccaAGTACTGCAAGGTGTGA